GTGCTGCTCTGGCGAATGCACCAGCCGCACGCCCTGCGCCTCCAGCTCCCGGTAGCGCTCCGCGTAGTCAGGCCACGCCCCCGCGCGTGCGACGACCTCGATGGGCGTGTCGGGCAGCATGTACGGCCGCCGACAGGCGAAGAACCGATCAAAGGCGAAGTCGTAGACGCCCTTCCCCGTCGCCGCGGTGAGCAGCCACAGGCGGTCCTCGACCTTCAGCAGATCCTCTCCAGGGCGCAACATGGGCGGCAGCGTGCGACCGCCACCCTTCACGGGTCAACGCCTTCAGCCCGCGCGCACCACCACCGGCGCGGCCTTCACCGGCACGCTCTGCGTCAGCCGCACGCCCACGAGCACCAGCGCGCCGCCCAGCGCCAGCTCCCAGTGCAGCGCTTCATCCAGGAAGAGCCACGCCACCAGCGCCGTCACCGCCGGTTGCAGGTTGGAGAAGATGGCCACGCGCGACGCGGGCACCTTCGACAGCGCGTAGGACCAGAGCAGGTACGCCACCACCGACGTCATCAGCCCCACGTACACAATGGAGGCCTTCGCGGCGGCGCTGGAGGCCCACACCGCCGCGGGCTCCAGCACGAACGGGATGAGCGGCAGCTGCAACACCGTGGCGACCGTCATCGTCCACGCCGTCGCGCGCAGCGGTCCATGCTCGGAGGCCAGGGGCTTGCCTTCCGTCGTGTAGACCACCCACGCCACCACCGCCGCGAGGATGAGCAGGTCGCCCTCCAGCGTGCCCCTCGCGCTCGCCAGACCCCGGCCCAGCAGCAGCACCACCACGCCCACCAGCGCCGTGAGGATGCCCGCCGTGGTCCGCGTGGACGCCCGCTCCCGGCCCAGCACCAGGCTGGCCACGTACACGCCCAGCGGCGTGAGCGCGTAGAACAACGCCGCGTGCGCCGCCGTGGAGCGCGACAGGCCGGAGAAGAACAGCGTCTGGTTCACCGGCCCGCCCATCAGCCCCAGCAGCGCCACGCGCGGCCACGCATGGCGCGGCGGCAGCTTCCGCCCCGGCGTCACCGCCAGCAGCACCACGAACGCGGCGCCGCACACGAGGAAGCGCCACAGCACCACCGTGAACGGCGACAGCTCCGTCATCGCCCGCTTGGCTGCGAGGTACGTGCCCGCGCTGATCAGCACCTGCACCGTCAGCGCCGCGTACACCCGCCCGAGCGGCGGCGGCGCGGAAGGAGACGTCACGGCTCCAGTTGCAGAAGCGCCCATCGTGCGGCGCTGCGTACCAGTTCACTGCCGTCGCCGCTGAGTTTTTCGAGCAGCGGCCGGGCGTGCGCCTGCCGTGCGACCCCCAGTGCATAGACAGCGTTGCGCCTCAAACCGTCGTACCGCGCGCGCGCCAGCGCCGTGCCGGGGATGAGCTCCTTGTATTGCTCGGGGGTGAGCGCCGCCAGCTCCAGCGTGCCCAGCGACGCCACCGCGCGGGGCACGAAGCGGTCATCCTCCGCGAACACCGGCTTGCGGTTCAGCGGGCACACCTGCTGGCAGATGTCGCAGCCGAAGATGAGGTTGTCGAACTTGAGCCGGAACACCTCCGGCACGTCGCGGTCGCGGTTCTCAATCGTCTGGTACGACAGGCACGCCCGCGCATCCACCTGCCGGTTTCCCACCAGCGCGCCCGTGGGACACGCCATGAGGCACCGCCGGCAGGAACCGCAGCGGTCCGCCACCGGCCCCTCCGGATACGCGTCCACCTCCGCGTCCAGGATGAGCGTGGCCAGGAGCACCCAGGAGCCGTGCGACTCCGTGATGAGGCAGCCGTTCTTGCCCACGTAGCCCAGGCCTCCGCGAGCGGCCCACACCTTCTCCATCATGGGCCCGCTGTCCACGCCGCCGTAGGTGCCCAGGCCCGGGTACCAGGCGTTGATGGTCTTGCGGAACGCCTTCATCCGGTCGCGCAGCGTGGAGTGGTAGTCGCGGCCCCTCGCGTACCGCGCGATGGGCGAGCCCTGCGACGGTGCGTCGTCCCGGTAGTAGTTGTTCGCGAAGGACAGCACCGTGCGCGCGCCCGGCAGGAGCACCGACACGTCGAGCCGCTCCTCCGCGCGCGACCCCATCCAGTCCATGTCCGCGTCGTAGCCGGCCTCCAGCCACGACATCAGCGACGACGGCGGGATGGGCTCCGCGCGCGCGAAGCCGATGAGGTCGAAGCCCACGTCCTGGGCGAGCTGCCGCAGCCGGGCAGTGGGCAGTTGCGTCGCGTACACGGGCTACTTCGTCGGCTTCTCGGGGATCCACTTCACGTCCGGCAGGCCGGCGCGGAAGTTCACCAGCCGGGCCACCACGAAGAGCAGGTCCGACAGGCGGTTCAAGTACATGGCCACCGCCGGCGGGGCCTTGTCCTCACGCAGCAGCGTCACGACCCGGCGCTCGGTGCGGCGGCACACCGTGCGCGACAGGTGCAGCGCCGCGGCCGCGGGCGCGCCTCCCGGGAGGATGAAGTGCGTCATCTTGGGCAGCTCCTCCTCGTAGCGGTCGATGTGGCGCTCCATCTCCTCCACCCACTCCGGGCGCAGCTCCGGGATGTGGGCCGCCGCCTTGGTGTGCGGCGGCGTGGCCAGCACCGCGCCCACCGTGAAGAGCTGGTCCTGGAGGCGCTGGAGCAGGTGGTCCAGGTCCGCCGGCAGCGAGAACGTGCGCGCGAGGCCCAGCGTGGCGTTGAGCTCGTCCACCTCGCCGTACGCCTCCACCAGCGCGTCGTCCTTCGACACTCGGCCGCCGCCGAAGAGGCCCGTTTCGCCGGCGTCGCCGGTCTTCGTGTAGATCTTCATGGCAGCCCTTGTTTAACGATGCGACACGGCGACGCCGTGCGCGGGTGGACAGCGGCCGATATTTTGCTCGCTTGCCCGACCCCACCTAGGGAAAAAGGGCCCCATGCAGCCTTACCTGAGTCTGATGGAGCACGTCCTGAACCACGGGACGAAGAAGGGCGACCGGACCGGCACGGGGACGCTGAGCCTCTTCGGCCACCAGCTCCGCTTCGACCTCACCCAGGGCTTCCCCCTGGTGACGACGAAGAAGCTCCACCTGAAGTCCATCATCCACGAGTTGCTGTGGATGCTCCGGGGGGACTCGAACGTGCGCTCGCTCCAGGAGGTGGGGGTCACCATCTGGGACGAGTGGGCCAGCGCCGACGGCAGCCTGGGCCCCGTGTACGGCCACCAGTGGCGCTCGTGGAACACGCCGGACGGCGGCCACGTGGACCAGATGCAGCAGCTGGTGGACGGGCTGAAGAAGAACCCGGACTCGCGCCGGCACCTGGTGAGCGCGTGGAACGTGGCGGACGTGCCCTCCATGAAGCTGCCGCCCTGCCACGTGATGTTCCAGTTCTACGTGGCGGACGGAAAGCTCTCCTGCCAGCTCTACCAGCGCAGCGCGGACATCTTCCTGGGGCTGCCCTTCAACATCGCGTCGTACTCGCTGCTGACGATGATGGTGGCGCAGGCCACGGGCCTCACCCCGTACGAGTTCATCCACACGATTGGTGACGCGCACCTGTACCTGAACCACGTGGAGCAGGCGCAGGAGCAATTGAAGCGAGAGCCGCGCCCCCTGCCGCGCATGCGCCTGAACCCGGACGTGAAGGACCTGTTCGCCTTCCGCTACGAGGACTTCACGCTGGAGGGCTACGACCCGCACCCCGCCATCAAGGCGCCCGTGGCCGTATGAGCCCGCGCGTGTCCGCCATCGTCGCCATGGCGGCGAACCGCGTCATCGGCCAGGGCAACACCCTGCCCTGGCGCCTGCCGCAGGACCTGGCGCGCTTCAAGCGCCTGACCCTGGGCCACACCCTCGTGATGGGCCGCAAGACGTACGACTCCATCGGGAGGCCCCTGCCCGGCCGCACCACCGTGGTCCTCACCCGCCAGCGCGACTGGGCCGCGCCCCAGGGCGTCCGCGTGGCGCACACCGTGGAGGAAGCGCTGGCGCAGGCCCAGGGCGACAGCGAGGTCTTCATCGCCGGGGGCGCGGACCTCTACGCGCAGACGCAGGCGCTGTGGCACCGGCTCTACCTCACCCGCATCGAGCGGGACTTCCCCGGCGACGCGTTCTTCCCGCCCGTGGACCTCTCCGGATGGAGGCAGGTGGAGGAGGAACGGCACCCGGAGGGCGACCTGCCCTTCGGTTTCTTCACCTACGAGCGTCAGGGCTAGCCACTATTCCGGGAAATTTCGGGACGACTTATCGTGCGGGCTCCTCACACCGAAGGAGCGTGCATGCGTCGTCACCTGATTCGTGGGCTGGGGCTGTTCGCGGTGCTGGGCCTCGCGGCCTGTGGCGGGGCCGTCGAGGACGGCACGGGCATGGAGCCCGGCACCCAGGAGCAGGAGCTGCGGCAGTGCCCGGAGAGCGGCGTCTGTCCCGCCGGCGAGGTCTGCTACGACGGCCCGGGCGGCCCCTGCTATCCGTGCAGCCGCTACCCCCAGTACTGCGGCGTCGACCTGCCCTGAGTCGCCCCCGGGAACACCCGGAGTGTTGACCCCCACGCCCCCTCTGTCTTCGGAGGGGGTGCCATTAATTGATCTTGATTCGCAGAATTGAACGCGCCGGGGGCGGTTGGTAGAAGGCGGACGTGAAACACGCCGCCGCCCTCTCGCTGTGCCTGCTGTTCGCGCTGTCCTCTTCCGCCCGGGCCGAAGCGCCGGCGTCCGACGAGGGGCGCACCTGGCACAGGCTGGTGGGCATCCTCCAGTACCTCCAGGCGGACTACCCGGCGGCGGTGTCGTCGAAGTCGGAGTTCGAGCTGACGGAGCAGAAGAGCTTCGCGGCGGAGGCGCTGTCGGCGGCGAAGGACCTGGGCCCGGCGGCGGCCACGTTCGTGCCGCGCGTGGAGGCCATCCAGGCGCGCGTCAACGAGGCCGCGGATCCAGAGGGCGTGAGCCGCGACTGCGGTGAGCTGGTGGAGAGCCTGGTGCTGGCGGGGGGCCTGGCGCGCAGCCCTCGCGTGGCGCCGGACCTGGAGCACGGCAAGCAGCTGTTCCAGGCCAACTGCTCCGCGTGCCACGGCGCGGAGGGCAAGGCGGACGTGTCCATCGCGGCCACCATGGAGCCCCGGCCGGCGGACTTCCACGACCCGGAGCTGATGGAGGACGGCCTGACGCCCTACAAGGCGTTCAACACCACCAGCTTCGGCGTGCCCGGCACCGCGATGCCGGCCTACCCCACGCTCAC
This genomic stretch from Corallococcus caeni harbors:
- a CDS encoding thymidylate synthase translates to MQPYLSLMEHVLNHGTKKGDRTGTGTLSLFGHQLRFDLTQGFPLVTTKKLHLKSIIHELLWMLRGDSNVRSLQEVGVTIWDEWASADGSLGPVYGHQWRSWNTPDGGHVDQMQQLVDGLKKNPDSRRHLVSAWNVADVPSMKLPPCHVMFQFYVADGKLSCQLYQRSADIFLGLPFNIASYSLLTMMVAQATGLTPYEFIHTIGDAHLYLNHVEQAQEQLKREPRPLPRMRLNPDVKDLFAFRYEDFTLEGYDPHPAIKAPVAV
- a CDS encoding dihydrofolate reductase, which codes for MSPRVSAIVAMAANRVIGQGNTLPWRLPQDLARFKRLTLGHTLVMGRKTYDSIGRPLPGRTTVVLTRQRDWAAPQGVRVAHTVEEALAQAQGDSEVFIAGGADLYAQTQALWHRLYLTRIERDFPGDAFFPPVDLSGWRQVEEERHPEGDLPFGFFTYERQG
- the queG gene encoding tRNA epoxyqueuosine(34) reductase QueG translates to MYATQLPTARLRQLAQDVGFDLIGFARAEPIPPSSLMSWLEAGYDADMDWMGSRAEERLDVSVLLPGARTVLSFANNYYRDDAPSQGSPIARYARGRDYHSTLRDRMKAFRKTINAWYPGLGTYGGVDSGPMMEKVWAARGGLGYVGKNGCLITESHGSWVLLATLILDAEVDAYPEGPVADRCGSCRRCLMACPTGALVGNRQVDARACLSYQTIENRDRDVPEVFRLKFDNLIFGCDICQQVCPLNRKPVFAEDDRFVPRAVASLGTLELAALTPEQYKELIPGTALARARYDGLRRNAVYALGVARQAHARPLLEKLSGDGSELVRSAARWALLQLEP
- a CDS encoding DMT family transporter codes for the protein MGASATGAVTSPSAPPPLGRVYAALTVQVLISAGTYLAAKRAMTELSPFTVVLWRFLVCGAAFVVLLAVTPGRKLPPRHAWPRVALLGLMGGPVNQTLFFSGLSRSTAAHAALFYALTPLGVYVASLVLGRERASTRTTAGILTALVGVVVLLLGRGLASARGTLEGDLLILAAVVAWVVYTTEGKPLASEHGPLRATAWTMTVATVLQLPLIPFVLEPAAVWASSAAAKASIVYVGLMTSVVAYLLWSYALSKVPASRVAIFSNLQPAVTALVAWLFLDEALHWELALGGALVLVGVRLTQSVPVKAAPVVVRAG
- a CDS encoding cob(I)yrinic acid a,c-diamide adenosyltransferase, with product MKIYTKTGDAGETGLFGGGRVSKDDALVEAYGEVDELNATLGLARTFSLPADLDHLLQRLQDQLFTVGAVLATPPHTKAAAHIPELRPEWVEEMERHIDRYEEELPKMTHFILPGGAPAAAALHLSRTVCRRTERRVVTLLREDKAPPAVAMYLNRLSDLLFVVARLVNFRAGLPDVKWIPEKPTK